One window of Hymenobacter sp. BRD128 genomic DNA carries:
- a CDS encoding AsmA-like C-terminal region-containing protein produces MKSFPLWRVLGVGFLLLLLALGLAGWLATTRYARPYLKQLVRTQLTHNSELVLDPFEVDFSLWRDFPYPTASLSHLTLRDSSHHRTLPVLRLGRADLRLNLRELLHRRVQVTRLTLRDVAIGQRVDSLGRTWGLRGKKRTAASPPPKIDLALDSIIIYNFGIFTRNDFIHSALRGRVFQARLAASLHQGLLAVHGRFTGRLDRLSNRTGDLLANEPVQARLNYRYDFARRQGEFFNTRATLNSDTIRISGTHTADMASGTGPPRGTFLNLRFAGSQPLLAVLHATLPPTLRPILHGASSPSKAQIEYLMSGLSGPQVRPHIVLHFGMRNARIQWPDSARRIDRWDLQGTYDNGPAHAPQTMTLNLSQCRVYSPAGQLDMAFLLRNFQRPYVQGRLHGRTELPALMALLSPEHWYARSGIADLDVQLHGLLPAVTQQQRQRGLLRKNLAIHGTATLRNATFELAGHQGNLHGLNVRIGLNDSLWQLSNASGVLAGMKFNASATTLYLLDYFTGQHPTTDIKGSFAVDALDLVRLRQLLRPSATGPLLAHQRRPARSLVDRRRIATTLGSHLIPAGMHLDVALRCGRLALATDTLRDMAVRIRHDGVRVQLTGIRGKLWDGEVHGEAQWPTDSANRVVPVSYNVDFHFDTLNYKSLLERLSRPPRRSRTSPASPAIRELLLAANGKLSYEINSLLLPDGETVRDLRLRFDKQGSALNLPFIYFVAPQGGVGSGSATAQVEGLRIVHADANLYLRYPTLDVPQLLRMLASVAPPRTDSAALAARRALRAARRARRLATGVAPSSLITNGRFTALLRVEADHVRYAAVQGANFQLVTHLQAGEAILDDCTVSTLGGRVTLRGRLITDAGRQHHPLKVQALLEDIQLPELFGTATAMRLNVMNSSNITGRLRCAAALRTDLDEKFLPNLDNTNAYLKADLRDLELINVEALEDAFKFFKKRTSHLYFEPVSSEFALSRGELLIPNLRLNSNLTELQVNGRYDLDGRADLYVGMNPLHALLGSNNKRIARIQAGEATTRHDAKLSYVNLSRDAPHSKYRIKLFQKQEQQQAQAALRRQFRQLVITQRLDTTLRLLPGSPLVAPQPKLATSPRSSE; encoded by the coding sequence ATGAAGTCGTTTCCCCTCTGGCGCGTGCTGGGTGTTGGTTTTTTGCTTCTGTTGCTGGCACTGGGACTAGCGGGCTGGCTAGCGACGACCCGCTACGCCCGGCCCTACCTCAAACAGCTGGTGCGGACGCAACTGACGCACAACTCGGAGCTGGTGCTCGACCCGTTTGAGGTGGATTTTTCACTGTGGCGCGACTTTCCGTACCCTACCGCCTCGCTCAGTCACCTTACCCTGCGCGACAGCTCGCATCACCGCACGCTGCCCGTACTGCGCCTGGGCCGCGCCGACCTGCGCCTGAACCTGCGCGAGCTGCTGCACCGGCGCGTGCAAGTGACGCGCCTCACGCTGCGCGACGTGGCCATCGGCCAGCGCGTCGATTCGCTGGGCCGCACCTGGGGCCTGCGCGGCAAAAAGCGCACCGCCGCTAGCCCGCCGCCCAAAATCGACTTGGCACTTGACTCCATCATTATTTATAATTTCGGAATTTTTACCCGCAACGATTTTATTCACAGCGCTTTACGCGGGCGCGTCTTTCAGGCCCGGCTAGCCGCCAGCCTGCACCAGGGCCTGCTGGCGGTGCACGGCCGCTTCACTGGTCGCCTCGACCGGCTTAGCAACCGCACCGGCGACCTGCTGGCCAACGAGCCGGTACAGGCCAGGTTGAATTACCGCTATGATTTTGCGCGGCGCCAGGGCGAGTTTTTCAACACCCGCGCCACGCTCAACAGCGATACCATTCGCATCAGCGGCACCCACACGGCCGATATGGCCAGCGGCACTGGCCCGCCGCGCGGCACCTTTCTCAACCTGCGCTTTGCCGGCAGCCAGCCGCTGCTGGCGGTGCTGCACGCCACGCTGCCACCCACGCTGCGGCCCATTTTGCACGGAGCCAGCAGCCCGAGCAAAGCCCAGATTGAGTACCTGATGTCGGGGCTAAGCGGGCCGCAGGTGCGCCCGCACATTGTGCTGCACTTCGGGATGCGCAACGCCCGCATTCAGTGGCCCGACTCGGCGCGGCGCATCGACCGCTGGGATTTGCAGGGCACCTACGACAACGGCCCCGCCCACGCGCCCCAGACGATGACGCTAAACCTGAGCCAGTGCCGCGTGTACTCGCCGGCCGGCCAGCTCGATATGGCGTTTTTGCTGCGCAATTTTCAGCGGCCCTACGTGCAGGGCCGCCTGCACGGCCGCACCGAGCTGCCGGCCCTCATGGCGCTGCTTTCACCCGAGCATTGGTATGCCCGTAGCGGCATTGCCGACCTCGATGTGCAGCTGCACGGCCTGCTGCCCGCCGTGACCCAGCAGCAGCGGCAGCGCGGGCTGCTTCGCAAAAACCTGGCAATACACGGCACTGCCACCCTGCGCAACGCCACTTTTGAGCTGGCCGGCCACCAGGGCAACTTGCATGGTCTCAACGTGCGCATTGGTCTCAACGACAGCTTATGGCAGCTTTCCAATGCTTCGGGTGTACTGGCGGGCATGAAGTTCAACGCCTCGGCTACTACACTGTATTTACTCGACTACTTCACCGGCCAGCACCCCACCACCGATATCAAGGGCAGCTTTGCAGTCGATGCGCTCGACCTTGTCCGGCTGCGGCAGCTGCTGCGGCCCAGCGCCACCGGCCCCCTGCTGGCGCACCAGCGCCGCCCGGCCCGCAGCCTGGTCGACCGCCGCCGCATTGCCACCACGCTGGGCAGCCACCTCATTCCGGCTGGCATGCACCTCGATGTAGCCCTGCGTTGCGGCCGGCTAGCCCTAGCCACCGATACCCTGCGCGACATGGCCGTGCGCATTCGCCACGACGGGGTGCGCGTGCAGCTTACCGGCATCCGGGGCAAGCTCTGGGATGGCGAGGTGCACGGCGAAGCCCAGTGGCCCACCGACTCAGCCAACCGAGTGGTGCCCGTCTCCTACAATGTTGATTTTCATTTTGATACGCTCAATTACAAGTCTTTGCTGGAACGGCTCTCGCGCCCGCCCCGGCGCTCGCGCACGTCGCCAGCCAGCCCGGCCATCCGCGAGCTGCTGCTGGCCGCCAATGGCAAGCTGAGCTACGAAATCAACTCACTGCTGCTGCCCGATGGCGAAACCGTGCGCGACCTGCGCCTGCGCTTCGACAAGCAGGGCTCGGCGCTCAACCTGCCTTTCATCTACTTTGTGGCGCCCCAGGGCGGCGTGGGCAGCGGCTCGGCCACGGCACAGGTTGAGGGGCTGCGCATCGTGCACGCCGACGCCAACCTCTACCTGCGCTACCCCACCCTCGACGTGCCCCAGCTGCTGCGCATGCTAGCCAGCGTGGCCCCGCCCCGCACCGACTCGGCGGCCCTGGCGGCGCGGCGGGCACTCCGGGCGGCGCGGCGCGCCCGGCGGCTTGCGACCGGCGTGGCCCCCAGCTCGCTTATCACCAACGGCCGCTTTACGGCGCTGCTGCGCGTAGAAGCCGACCACGTACGGTACGCGGCCGTGCAGGGCGCTAATTTTCAGCTCGTCACGCACTTACAAGCGGGTGAGGCCATTCTCGACGACTGCACTGTGAGCACGCTGGGCGGGCGCGTGACGCTGCGCGGGCGCCTCATCACCGACGCCGGGCGCCAGCACCACCCCTTAAAGGTGCAGGCGCTGCTGGAGGACATTCAGCTGCCGGAACTGTTTGGCACGGCCACGGCCATGCGCCTCAACGTCATGAACAGCAGCAATATAACAGGTCGCCTGCGCTGCGCGGCGGCCCTGCGCACCGACCTCGACGAGAAATTCCTCCCTAACCTCGACAATACCAACGCCTACCTCAAGGCCGACCTGCGCGACCTGGAGCTAATAAACGTGGAGGCGCTCGAAGACGCTTTCAAGTTCTTTAAAAAACGCACGAGCCACTTGTATTTTGAGCCCGTGAGCAGCGAGTTTGCCCTGAGCCGGGGCGAGCTGCTCATCCCCAACTTACGCCTCAACAGCAACCTCACCGAGCTGCAAGTAAACGGCCGCTACGACCTCGATGGCCGCGCCGACCTCTACGTGGGCATGAACCCGCTGCACGCCCTGCTAGGCTCTAACAACAAGCGTATTGCCCGCATCCAGGCCGGCGAGGCCACTACGCGCCACGACGCTAAGCTCAGCTACGTAAACCTGAGCCGCGACGCACCCCACAGCAAGTACCGCATCAAGCTTTTCCAGAAACAGGAGCAGCAGCAGGCCCAGGCCGCACTGCGGCGGCAGTTCCGGCAGCTGGTCATTACGCAGCGCCTCGATACCACGCTGCGCCTGCTGCCCGGCTCGCCGCTCGTGGCGCCGCAGCCCAAGCTAGCCACGTCGCCGCGCAGCAGCGAATAG